A single region of the Cherax quadricarinatus isolate ZL_2023a chromosome 3, ASM3850222v1, whole genome shotgun sequence genome encodes:
- the LOC128699061 gene encoding glutathione S-transferase 1-like: MPLDFYYTSSCAHCRSVMLTAKALELELNLKHVDLGMKEQFKPEFLELNPQHCVPTLDDNGFVLWESRAICTYLVSKYGKDDSLCPKEPRTRALLDRLMYFDIDKLFQRFGKYVYPVLFEGQEPDEEQIPCIDEALGWLDQFLTGQIGAVSPKITIADHILVATVSTIESVGIDFAHHKNLCNWLQKCKSNIPGYAEINEPGAREVGEIFKAKLASKEAEIDKA, from the exons ATGCCTCTGGACTTTTATTATACTTCATCTTGTGCTCACTGTCGGTCTGTGATGCTGACAGCTAAGGCGCTCGAACTAGAACTTAATCTGAAGCATGTTGATCTCGGGATGAAAGAACAATTTAAGCCTGAATTCTTGGAGCTGAACCCTCAGCATTGCGTCCCAACTCTAGATGACAATGGCTTCGTTCTCTGGGAGAG CCGTGCCATCTGCACCTACCTTGTTTCAAAATATGGGAAGGATGACTCCTTGTGTCCAAAGGAACCAAGAACCCGCGCTTTGTTGGACCGTCTCATGTACTTTGATATAGACAAACTTTTCCAACGCTTTGGCAAGTATGTG TACCCAGTCCTCTTCGAGGGACAGGAACCGGACGAGGAACAAATTCCTTGCATTGATGAAGCTCTAGGCTGGCTAGACCAATTTTTGACCGGACAGATTGGGGCAGTCTCTCCAAAGATCACCATTGCAGACCATATCCTCGTGGCAACGGTGTCTACCATAGAATCTGTGGGAATAGATTTTGCCCATCACAAGAACTTGTGCAACTGGCTACAAAAGTGCAAATCAAATATTCCAGGTTATGCAGAGATCAATGAACCTGGAGCCAGAGAAGTTGGAGAAATATTTAAAGCCAAGTTGGCCTCTAAGGAAGCTGAAATTGATAAAGCTTAA